From one Lysinibacillus sp. G4S2 genomic stretch:
- a CDS encoding excisionase family DNA-binding protein, which translates to MYKTIEETAIELGVPEDQILRLVYEGRIRSVYDGDQILINSGQFSTYFEQLDRIKEEIEIWRNTPIPEDIDVKDED; encoded by the coding sequence ATGTATAAAACAATTGAAGAAACAGCCATTGAACTTGGTGTGCCAGAGGATCAAATACTGCGCCTAGTTTATGAGGGACGTATCCGCTCAGTGTATGATGGGGACCAAATACTGATTAATAGCGGACAGTTCAGCACATACTTTGAGCAGTTAGATCGCATTAAAGAGGAAATCGAAATTTGGCGTAATACACCTATTCCCGAGGATATTGATGTTAAAGATGAGGATTAA
- a CDS encoding homoserine dehydrogenase produces the protein MATIKAAILGFGTVGQGIYHILNEKREELKNKLGIELEVAKILVTDASRERVPGTAHLMTTSMDEVVAEPGMQVVFEAIVNEEPAFTYLKRAVEHKCHVITANKVMFAKRGLELQELAKANGVFVGFEATTAGGVPVIKTMKNILLVNDVSRIQGVLNGTSNYILTKMRSQGWSFERALKEAQNLGYAEADPYNDISGQDAFKKLMILSALAFGEQPDWADVEVIGIDSISAEQVKEACERGLRYRHVAEVEKLADGKVFAKVGPQLVDKEHPLYPVDDVNNAVALDTNYIGTLTLIGPGAGMYPTASVMVEDYAEIIGKRAGFVVTI, from the coding sequence ATGGCAACTATAAAGGCAGCTATATTAGGATTTGGAACGGTAGGTCAAGGAATTTACCATATATTAAACGAAAAGCGTGAAGAGCTTAAAAATAAATTAGGAATTGAGCTGGAAGTAGCGAAAATTTTAGTGACAGACGCTAGCCGTGAACGTGTACCGGGTACAGCGCATTTAATGACAACTAGTATGGATGAAGTCGTAGCAGAACCGGGTATGCAAGTTGTTTTTGAGGCGATCGTGAATGAGGAACCAGCATTTACTTACTTAAAGCGCGCTGTTGAACATAAATGTCATGTCATCACGGCTAACAAAGTAATGTTTGCAAAGCGAGGCTTAGAGCTGCAGGAACTTGCCAAAGCAAACGGTGTTTTTGTAGGCTTTGAGGCAACAACAGCTGGTGGTGTGCCTGTTATTAAAACGATGAAAAACATTTTGCTTGTCAATGATGTTAGTCGTATTCAGGGCGTTTTAAATGGCACATCCAACTATATTTTAACGAAGATGCGTTCTCAAGGCTGGTCGTTCGAAAGAGCTTTAAAAGAGGCACAAAATTTAGGGTATGCAGAGGCAGATCCATATAATGATATATCAGGCCAGGATGCCTTTAAAAAATTAATGATTTTAAGTGCTTTGGCATTTGGTGAACAACCAGATTGGGCAGATGTAGAAGTGATTGGGATTGATAGTATTTCAGCAGAGCAAGTGAAAGAAGCGTGTGAAAGGGGCTTGCGTTACCGCCACGTTGCTGAGGTTGAGAAGCTGGCTGATGGTAAAGTCTTCGCAAAAGTTGGTCCACAATTAGTGGATAAAGAACACCCACTTTATCCAGTTGATGACGTCAATAATGCTGTAGCGTTGGATACAAATTATATTGGCACATTAACGCTTATTGGACCTGGAGCAGGTATGTATCCAACAGCGAGTGTGATGGTTGAGGATTATGCGGAAATTATCGGTAAGCGAGCTGGATTTGTAGTAACAATATAA
- a CDS encoding EamA family transporter, with amino-acid sequence MYPFFVLLAAILWGMTGTAQTFLDDGTSPIAVATVRSAIGGGLLLAITILLRKINFRKWSWKWTILAAASIAIFQGLFFSSIRLTGVAIGTVATIGSAPVFSGVLEWILWKTRPTKVWGIATIMAILGCILLFVNNREEAVHMGGIGLALCAGLSFALYTNISKKLMTQEEALPAVAMTFSICTLFLLPFSISEGFSWLAVTHNLWTMLFMGIMCTSVAYLLFLNGLQKVNSSTAVTLSLAEPLTAAILGVFLVGEYLSMTSWIGVVMLLGGIVVLTLGGRKKV; translated from the coding sequence ATGTATCCATTTTTCGTGCTACTAGCGGCTATATTGTGGGGCATGACAGGAACTGCACAAACATTTTTAGATGATGGAACATCTCCGATAGCAGTAGCAACAGTTCGTTCTGCGATTGGTGGCGGACTATTATTAGCTATTACTATTTTGCTACGTAAAATTAACTTTCGTAAATGGTCGTGGAAATGGACAATTTTAGCTGCCGCGAGTATTGCAATATTCCAAGGTCTTTTTTTCTCATCAATTCGTCTAACGGGTGTAGCTATTGGAACAGTTGCAACGATTGGTAGTGCTCCTGTATTTTCAGGTGTTTTGGAATGGATACTATGGAAAACACGGCCAACAAAGGTGTGGGGAATAGCAACGATAATGGCCATACTCGGGTGTATTTTATTATTTGTTAATAATAGGGAAGAGGCTGTTCATATGGGAGGTATCGGACTAGCTCTTTGTGCAGGTCTCTCCTTTGCATTGTACACAAATATTAGTAAAAAGCTTATGACACAAGAGGAGGCACTACCAGCAGTGGCGATGACGTTTTCAATTTGTACGTTATTTTTACTGCCATTTTCGATAAGTGAAGGTTTTAGCTGGTTAGCCGTTACACATAACTTATGGACGATGCTTTTCATGGGGATTATGTGTACAAGCGTGGCCTATTTGCTGTTTTTAAATGGTCTACAGAAAGTTAATTCATCGACGGCTGTTACACTATCACTAGCAGAGCCTTTAACTGCAGCGATCCTCGGTGTATTTTTAGTAGGGGAATATTTAAGTATGACTTCCTGGATTGGTGTTGTAATGTTATTAGGTGGTATTGTTGTATTGACATTAGGAGGGCGAAAAAAGGTTTGA